The genomic DNA TATTTTGCACTTAAAACTCGCAACACTTGGATGTGATTGCAAGAAAACATCAAAAGAAAATCTTCCCAATCTTGgtactgtatcttttaaaatgaaatatattaaaataaatctgaagcATCATAACAAGAAAACTCAAATTGTGTGATTTGGATCAGTTTGGCCAATGATTCAAGATACTACCCTAAACCTGTAGCCGTGAAGAGCCCCCTCCAGATGGTCTATtggttttttagattgtaagcctgagggcagggaaatgtctaattaacaaactgtaagccgctctgatagccttttggctgaagagtggggtataaattattattattattattattattattattattattattattattacatatttaACCAATGCACATTGTCCAAACTTTGCCCATTAAAAGAATTGCACGGGCTAGAAACACTCTACGAGTTCCAGAAGATCCTCAAAATTCTAGCTGAGAGTGAATCAGGGATTGATATCCCACAATCCACAACCCAAATGATGTGCAAATTTTAGACTCCCAAGAGGTAGTTGTATTCATATTAGATTAAGAATTGTAGTGGACAAACTTGCTATTGTTGGGGTTTTAACAACAGAGGTGATGAACATCAGAAAAAGTTGATGGGCACCTTGGAAGGAGAAGGCCGAGTAGGGGTTGAAGAGCAGAGAAGAATTATTAAATTCTCTTTGTACATCTCCACTGCCTTCCAGTCTCAAATTTCCATCCCTGCCAAATCCACCACTACTTTTAGGTACAGCGTGTCGTCTTTAATGTAGCTGGGAATCTCAACATGGCTAGCAAAAAGGGGACTTCCACTAGCCACATTCAGTCTCTCCCGAGGCTGGTGGAAGGAGTCGCTGTGAGGATCCGGGAGGAAAGTCTCTATGATAGGTGATTTCTTCCTTTTTGGGTCCAGGAGAAAGAAAGTGACCTTTTGCCGGAAGGGCCAAGGTAGGATGTCATCATAGGGCCCCTTGGCCAAggtgaggaagagggaaaggtggCCACCCTGGCCAATGCCGTCTCCGTCAGGGTACAGCCGGACACAGAGGTGGTATCCAAAAGTGTGAGTGGCAAAGGCAGGGGAATATATGGAACGCCTTTTGCCAGCTTTGGCCTCCTTcatgagtttggaaaagttctcCACCTTCCACACTAGGGTTCCGTCAGTGCTGACCAGCTCTGGCATTGTCGGCCCAGACCCTCTGGTTCCACAAGGAGAGTTGTTTCTGTCCTGAGACATTCTCAATAGCTTTTCATATTGGGAGCAGCTGTGTTGGAGAGACTTAACCACAGTCCCTTGGCTAGCCAGCTGCCGGCGCAGGGACAACACCATCAGCTCCAGGGCTTCCACACGCATTTGGACACTGTCCACATTCAAGGCAGTCTCACCCTAGAGCAGCAAACAGTAGAGACAGAGGTCACATTTGAGAACAAAAAATGAAGGACGTAGGTGAGCTATTGACTGTACCCCAGTATTTTGTTTGTactacaacatccagaattcTCCTGCCACCAAATCCAATAGCCAACACTAGGGGGTTCTCAGAtgttatattaaaaaataataacttctCTAAGTTCTAGGCTAACATTGCTACACAAAGGCAACGAAATATAACTCCTGTTTCACAGGGAAGGAACAGTGAGACAGAGAGAATCAATAAGTATGAAGccatttatatattaaatattatatacgGTAGataatggctggaattcatgctcgcagttacaaatgcattacCTGGAGTTAAGCATTCGTAACTGATTTGTATCCGCAATCGCTACGTATTCAGGAGTGTAGGGAGTTATGGAGAGACTGTAAAAGATCTCCAGCTATCGTGAGCAACAAAAGTTTTTTTCTATTATTGATCATGATGTAGCAAATTAGCATTTCTATCTCCTCCAATGAGTGAAGGAAGAATAGTGCTTCTCGCTGTCACATTGGAGATCATTCACAGGAGCAAGATAAAAGCACCAGTCTGCTGTGTCCCGGAGAACAGACCCTCCCAGCTGATACCTGGGAAGTCAAGATTTGCAGGGGAAGAGGCAGCCCAGGAAATGCTGCTTACTTAAATATGcttaagtagctgatacagaatctTGGCCAGTATATTTAAGAtataacataaatatatttacTTTTGAGGTGACCACTGATATGTTTACAATTTTATTTGATATTGTTAGATAATGGAGAGAGTCATGAGCGCTTGCTGATCTCCTTCCAGA from Sceloporus undulatus isolate JIND9_A2432 ecotype Alabama chromosome 2, SceUnd_v1.1, whole genome shotgun sequence includes the following:
- the LOC121924109 gene encoding TNF receptor-associated factor 3-like, with protein sequence MGETALNVDSVQMRVEALELMVLSLRRQLASQGTVVKSLQHSCSQYEKLLRMSQDRNNSPCGTRGSGPTMPELVSTDGTLVWKVENFSKLMKEAKAGKRRSIYSPAFATHTFGYHLCVRLYPDGDGIGQGGHLSLFLTLAKGPYDDILPWPFRQKVTFFLLDPKRKKSPIIETFLPDPHSDSFHQPRERLNVASGSPLFASHVEIPSYIKDDTLYLKVVVDLAGMEI